A part of Paraliobacillus zengyii genomic DNA contains:
- a CDS encoding LAGLIDADG family homing endonuclease, which produces MNNCEAAYLAGIIDGEGSITLTRMHEKENRRPCISVASTDKELLEYIKSIAGGVINNKKNYNPNKHKDSYTLYIKRKHEVFYFLEKIYPFLRIEKKKNRAKFILDNYTNVTPRNGKYNQEQLSQKQLFETDFFLI; this is translated from the coding sequence TTGAATAATTGTGAAGCTGCGTATCTTGCTGGAATAATTGATGGAGAGGGTTCAATTACATTAACGAGAATGCATGAGAAGGAAAATAGGAGGCCTTGCATAAGTGTAGCATCTACAGACAAGGAACTACTTGAATACATCAAAAGTATTGCTGGTGGTGTAATAAATAACAAAAAGAACTATAATCCCAATAAGCATAAGGATTCATACACGCTATATATTAAACGAAAACATGAAGTATTTTATTTCTTAGAGAAGATTTATCCATTCTTACGTATTGAAAAGAAAAAGAATAGAGCAAAGTTTATTTTAGATAATTACACTAATGTAACTCCTAGAAATGGCAAGTATAATCAGGAACAACTTTCACAGAAACAATTATTTGAAACAGATTTTTTTCTTATTTAA
- a CDS encoding GNAT family N-acetyltransferase, with the protein MIEQATHIRKLTLHDQTSVQNLQTNIEDDYVVHIFPDLIENQTHAVYGVFENETLITIAGYSLFPGGYAMLGRLRSDIRYMAKGYATKILTFIIEDLKNDPSIKWIGANTNIHNHAAKRVLAKLELEQITTLHALPVREAKLLNGVKGDRWLKVVNPEEKRALLSSFADSQPLVFPYECYYLFPYTEALITDKHLAESTFYQNQTKDRFMIIRNDQKHEWFAHVKYFWDDAFEQPGFWETVYHYVEKESKTLRPWLDFSQEGFNSIPNLEAFDVEDGWALYGNWINRTNSN; encoded by the coding sequence ATGATAGAACAAGCAACACACATTCGAAAATTAACACTTCATGACCAAACGAGCGTTCAAAATCTACAAACAAATATAGAAGATGATTATGTAGTTCATATTTTCCCCGATCTTATTGAAAACCAAACACATGCTGTTTACGGTGTTTTTGAAAATGAGACATTGATTACTATAGCTGGGTATTCGTTATTTCCTGGTGGCTATGCAATGCTCGGTCGGTTACGTAGTGATATTCGTTATATGGCAAAAGGATATGCAACGAAAATTTTAACTTTTATTATAGAAGACTTAAAGAACGATCCAAGTATCAAATGGATTGGAGCCAATACAAATATACATAACCATGCTGCGAAGCGCGTATTAGCTAAATTAGAGTTAGAACAGATCACAACGTTACACGCTTTGCCAGTTCGAGAAGCTAAACTTCTTAATGGTGTGAAAGGCGATAGATGGTTAAAAGTCGTAAATCCAGAAGAAAAACGCGCTTTATTGAGTTCTTTTGCAGATAGTCAACCACTTGTTTTCCCATATGAATGTTATTATCTTTTTCCATATACTGAAGCACTTATAACGGATAAGCACCTAGCAGAATCAACCTTTTATCAAAACCAGACGAAAGATCGCTTTATGATTATACGAAATGATCAAAAACACGAATGGTTTGCACATGTAAAATATTTTTGGGATGACGCTTTTGAACAACCAGGTTTTTGGGAAACGGTTTATCATTATGTAGAGAAAGAATCCAAGACCCTACGACCTTGGTTAGATTTTTCACAAGAAGGATTTAACTCCATTCCAAATTTAGAAGCATTTGATGTAGAAGACGGTTGGGCTCTTTACGGCAATTGGATAAATCGAACAAATAGTAACTAA
- the isdC gene encoding heme uptake protein IsdC, which translates to MKKIFTMGIVLFAFLFLLLPNAFAATSLEDGTYQINYSVLHADNDSASMADGYFAKPAQLEINGGEITVQIDLTSSMIKELQVESKDVTEVSSSGEIRTVKFPVSTISNPIMSEIHVIANESYDHWYTIRFSFDESSLEVIQLAESNTEETNTTESTESNSTASTDEQVSSETSDSDVSSEQVSNPETGETMSITLLSLLLISSIVFLFSKKIKFNR; encoded by the coding sequence TTGAAGAAAATATTCACAATGGGAATTGTATTGTTCGCTTTCTTATTTTTGCTTTTACCAAATGCATTTGCTGCCACTTCACTAGAAGATGGTACCTATCAAATTAATTACTCTGTTTTACATGCGGACAATGATTCAGCGTCAATGGCAGATGGTTATTTTGCGAAACCAGCACAGTTAGAGATTAATGGTGGTGAGATTACAGTACAAATAGATCTAACCAGTAGCATGATTAAAGAATTACAGGTTGAATCAAAGGATGTAACGGAAGTAAGTTCTAGCGGTGAAATTAGAACAGTTAAATTCCCAGTTAGTACTATTTCTAATCCAATTATGTCAGAAATTCATGTAATAGCTAATGAGTCTTATGACCATTGGTACACAATTAGATTTTCTTTTGATGAGAGTTCTTTAGAGGTTATTCAATTAGCTGAATCAAATACAGAAGAGACTAATACAACTGAATCAACTGAATCGAATTCGACTGCTTCTACAGATGAGCAAGTTAGTAGTGAAACAAGTGATAGCGATGTAAGCAGTGAACAAGTCAGTAATCCTGAAACAGGTGAAACTATGTCAATAACGCTATTATCGTTGCTACTTATTTCGTCTATAGTATTTTTATTTTCCAAAAAAATCAAGTTTAATAGATAA
- the smpB gene encoding SsrA-binding protein SmpB translates to MPKGTSGKVIAQNKKANHDFLIEETFEAGLVLKGTEIKSIRAGRVNMKDSFARIERGEALLYNMHISTYEQGNIHNHEPTRTRKLLLHRKQIDKLFGESQQAGYAIVPLKMYIKNGVAKVLIGLGKGKRKFDKREDLKQKQAKRDMDRALKDNFN, encoded by the coding sequence ATGCCAAAAGGGACTAGCGGCAAGGTTATTGCCCAAAACAAAAAAGCAAATCATGATTTTTTAATTGAAGAAACGTTTGAAGCTGGATTAGTACTAAAAGGGACTGAAATCAAGTCTATTCGTGCAGGTCGAGTAAATATGAAAGATAGCTTTGCTAGAATAGAACGTGGAGAAGCATTATTGTATAATATGCATATCTCTACTTATGAACAAGGAAATATTCATAATCACGAGCCAACACGAACAAGAAAACTATTGTTGCACCGGAAACAAATAGATAAGTTATTTGGGGAATCACAACAAGCAGGTTATGCGATTGTGCCATTAAAAATGTATATTAAAAATGGTGTAGCGAAAGTATTGATTGGTCTAGGTAAAGGTAAGCGTAAATTTGATAAACGTGAAGACCTTAAACAGAAACAAGCAAAACGTGATATGGATCGCGCATTGAAAGATAATTTTAATTAG